Proteins encoded together in one Panthera uncia isolate 11264 chromosome A2, Puncia_PCG_1.0, whole genome shotgun sequence window:
- the LOC125930599 gene encoding olfactory receptor 7D4-like, with protein sequence MEPRNQTSVSEFLLLGFSQDSENQPILFGLFLSMYLVTVLGNLLIILAISSDSHLHTPMYFFLSNLSFADICFISTTIPKMLVNIQTQSKSITYAGCIAQMYFFMVFGGMDTFLLTVMAYDRFVAICHPLHYTVIMNPWLCGLLVLVSWFISLSYSLIQSLLMLWLSFCTNRVIPHFYCELAQALMLACSDTLANHILLYIVTSFLGIVPFSGILFSYSRIASSILRIPSANGKYKTFSTCASHLSVVSLFYGTGLGVYLSSDASSWRGMIASLMYTVVTPMLNPFIYSLRNRDIKRALQKVLRITLYVQ encoded by the coding sequence ATGGAACCAAGAAATCAAACGAGTGTTTCAGAATTTTTACTCCTGGGATTTTCCCAAGACTCAGAGAATCAACCCATtctatttgggctctttctgtccATGTACCTGGTCACCGTGCTCGGGAACCTGCTCATCAtcctggccatcagctctgactctcacctccacacccccatgtacttcttcctctccaactTGTCCTTTGCTGACATCTGCTTCATCTCCACCACCATCCCTAAGATGCTGGTGAACATCCAAACACAGAGCAAATCCATCACCTATGCAGGCTGCATCGCCCAGATgtattttttcatggtttttggAGGTATGGACACTTTTCTCCTCACTGTGATGGCCTATGACCGGTTTGTAGCCATCTGTCACCCCTTGCACTACACAGTCATCATGAACCCGTGGCTCTGTGGCCTCCTGGTTCTTGTGTCCTGGTTCATCAGCTTGTCATACTCCCTGATCCAGAGTCTCTTAATGTTGTGGCTGTCCTTCTGCACCAACAGGGTAATTCCACACTTTTACTGTGAACTTGCTCAGGCCCTCATGCTTGCCTGCTCAGACACATTGGCCAATCACATCCTGCTATATATTGTAACTAGCTTTCTTGGCATTGTTCCCTTCTCAGGGATCCTTTTCTCCTATAGCCGAATTGCCTCCTCAATCCTGAGAATCCCATCAGCTAATGGGAAGTATAAGACATTTTCCACCTGTGCATCTCACTTGTCTGTGGTTTCTTTGTTCTATGGGACAGGGCTTGGTGTGTATCTCAGTTCTGATGCATCTTCCTGGAGGGGCATGATTGCCTCATTGATGTACACCGTGGTCACCCCAATGCTGAATCCCTTCATCTACAGCCTACGGAACAGGGACATCAAGAGGGCTTTACAAAAAGTTCTCAGGATAACACTCTATGTTCAGTGA
- the LOC125930569 gene encoding LOW QUALITY PROTEIN: olfactory receptor 7E24-like (The sequence of the model RefSeq protein was modified relative to this genomic sequence to represent the inferred CDS: inserted 1 base in 1 codon) — translation MSLHLFCLFNTLFFFKRCPIFMEPQNLTGVSESFLMGLSDDLELQPLLFGLFLSMYLVTVLGNLLIILAVSSDPHLYTPMNFFLSNLSLADIGFSTTTIPKMLLNIQTHSRSVTYADCLTQVSFFFLFGCLDNLLLAXMAYDRFVAICHPLHYPVIMNPCLCGFLVLVSFFSSLLDSQIHYLMVSQLTFCTSVEIHHFFCDAPQLLHLACSDTSINTILMYFMGAIFGGVPLSGILCSYTRIVSSILRVPSTGGKYKAFSTCGSHLSVVCLFYGTGLGVYLSSSVSPSPRKGAVASVMYTVVTPMLNPFIYSLRNKDIKRALWGIISRTD, via the exons ATGTCTCTacacttgttttgtttattcaacactctcttctttttcaagaggTGTCCCATCTTCATGGAACCACAGAATCTAACTGGTGTCTCAGAATCCTTCCTCATGGGACTCTCAGATGACCTGGAACTACAGCCCCTTCTCTTTGGGCTGTTCCTGTCCATGTACCTGGTCACTGTGCTGGGGAACCTGCTCATCATCCTGGCTGTCAGCTCTGACCCCCACCTCTACACACCCAtgaacttcttcctttccaacctgTCCTTGGCTGACATTGGTTTCAGCACCACTACGATCCCCAAGATGCTGTTGAACATTCAAACACACAGTAGATCTGTCACCTATGCAGACTGCCTAACTCAggtatccttttttttcctatttggatGTTTGGACAATCTACTCCTGG TGATGGCATATGACCGGTTTGTGGCCATTTGTCACCCCCTGCACTACCCAGTCATCATGAACCCATGCCTCTGTGGCTTTTTGGTCCTCGTGTCATTTTTCAGCAGCCTTTTGGACTCTCAGATTCACTATTTGATGGTGTCACAACTTACCTTCTGCACAAGTGTGGAAATTCATCATTTCTTTTGTGATGCACCTCAACTTCTCCACCTTGCCTGTTCTGATACGTCCATCAATACCATACTAATGTATTTCATGGGGGCCATTTTTGGTGGCGTTCCACTCTCAGGGATCCTTTGCTCTTATACTCGAATTGTTTCCTCCATTCTGAGAGTCCCATCAACAGGCGGGAAGTACAAAGCCTTTTCTACCTGTGGCTCTCACCTGTcagttgtttgcttgttttacgGAACAGGTCTTGGGGTATACCTCAGTtcatctgtctccccctcccctaggAAGGGTGCAGTGGCGTCGGTGATGTACACTGTGGTCACCCCAATGCTGAACCCCTTCATCTACAGCCTGAGAAACAAGGATATCAAGAGAGCACTGTGGGGGATTATCAGCAGGACAGACTAA